The Anopheles coluzzii chromosome 2, AcolN3, whole genome shotgun sequence genome window below encodes:
- the LOC120949720 gene encoding charged multivesicular body protein 2a: MEWLFGKRMSPDEMMRKNQRALNKAMRDLDREKMKMEQQEKKIIADIKKLAKENQMDAVKIMAKDLVRTRRYVRKFMLMKANIQAVSLKIQTLKSQNAMGEAMKGVTKAMTNMNRQLNMPQIQKILHEFEKQSEIMDMKEEMINDAMDDAMEDEGDEEETDAIVSQVLDELGLQLNDQLSGLPQASGSLAVSGAKVPQAAAVGAAGGSGGAGSPVSDADADLQARLDNLRRE, translated from the exons ATGGAGTGGCTGTTCGGGAAGCGCATGTCGCCGGACGAGATGATGCGGAAGAACCAGCGGGCGCTCAACAAAGCGATGCGCGATCTGGATCGGGAAAAGATGAAAATGGAACAGCAGGAGAAGAAAATCATTGCCGACATTAAGAAGCTGGCGAAGGAAAACCAGATGGACGCGGTGAAGATCATGGCGAAGGATCTCGTCCGGACGCGGCGCTACGTGCGGAAGTTTATGCTGATGAAGGCCAACATCCAGGCGGTATCGCTCAAGATACAGACGCTGAAATCCCAGAACGCGATGGGCGAGGCGATGAAGGGCGTCACGAAGGCGATGACCAACATGAACCGCCAGCTAAACATGCCACAGATCCAGAAGATACTGCACGAGTTCGAGAAGCAGTCGGAGATCATGGACATGAAGGAGGAGATGATCAACGATGCGATGGACGATGCGATGGAGGACGAAGGCGACGAGGAGGAAACCGATGCCATCGTGTCGCAGGTGCTGGACGAGCTGGGCCTACAGCTGAACGACCAGCTGTCCGGACTGCCTCAG GCGTCAGGTTCGTTGGCCGTGTCCGGAGCGAAAGTTCCTCAGGCGGCAGCAGTGGGAGCGGCTGGTGGTTCCGGCGGAGCTGGATCTCCCGTGTCGGACGCAGATGCCGATCTACAGGCACGATTGGACAATCTCAGACGAGAGTAA
- the LOC120949717 gene encoding integrator complex subunit 4: MALAVKRSISEINTLPEPATIVPQITTHRLYKRIRRNACKSSGTLTSILSYVNMLEDASSNDALQILLKITDSMHFDESEFPDAIRKLVEHFQREPESAVRVKILSLFADLATETGIDGQQLIDEVIKLLKVEQSAKVISQGLIVLEKIGKSFTPSVAYINQMVFFAKVKLFSPSHNVQRHAILLLGVFVLVSDAEKESLELIGKYTDSPDARVRAQAFRSMLTLGERGVQLPPSLYPRACASLTDDYECVRREALNMVFELGVRHPEEMIKVQDSEQEVRLIDDAFGKVCSAICDLSMNIRTLAAELLGGMTMVSDEFLHQTLDKKLMSNMRKKRSLHERSAAHFASGEWSSGKKWADDAPKEVISADSVSLMASGACGALVQGLEDEFLEVRTASVNSMCKLALKNPLFAVTSLDFLVDMFNDEIEEVRLRAIYSLTAISRHIILREDQLETMLSSLEDYSVEVREGLHLMLGACKVSTKACLTLVVQKVLDVLLKYPEDRLSTFGCMQRVGQKHPEICMSITPQLLLDHPFFDSAERDVEDPAYVCVLIMLFNAAQHLPAMLSLFPETTIKHYAYLRDTMPNFVPRLAVGGDTKELNLIGSTGSRQFLETLLSNIQRAYSAPQARQALLKAAQDDLDRLAEIDPAFSGTANFTSVFFGAQLQMEQLQLAATGHSIKAPIKECLLQLIKKCLMLQNLFSNLTIDDQLLVKQMCLRASALNLVLIVKDRSQSALGPCQLLLHIASDASSFLQENTPLIADTFTSAILTKLASVGDPKPGRVYREILPIVQTAAPVVIPQINTNIKMCKARIIEPTENSYSAENVIKVTAGLIAAVPFVAELENLQQSQRQDLRLKVKYPDQNVHIIVPRKRDLKKVMTEQGESESQWRLRTKVLLSHGVWTEASTVEITICLSVKPNNELELCKPVKVHFAPKPVKRGL; this comes from the exons ATGGCTCTGGCAGTGAAACGATCAATTTCGGAAATCAACACACTTCCG GAACCGGCCACGATAGTCCCCCAGATTACAACCCATCGGCTCTACAAACGCATCCGTCGCAATGCCTGCAAATCCAGCGGCACACTCACCTCCATCCTGTCCTACGTAAACATGCTCGAAGATGCGTCCAGCAACGATGCGCTGCAGATTCTGCTCAAAATCACCGACTCGATGCACTTCGATGAAAGCGAGTTCCCGGACGCCATCCGCAAGCTGGTGGAACACTTCCAGCGCGAGCCGGAGTCGGCCGTGCGGGTGAAGATTCTCTCCCTGTTTGCCGATCTGGCCACCGAAACCGGCATCGATGGGCAGCAGCTGATCGATGAGGTCATTAAGCTGCTGAAGGTGGAGCAATCGGCCAAAGTCATCTCGCAGGGGCTGATAGTGCTGGAAAAGATTGGCAAATCGTTCACCCCGTCCGTGGCGTACATCAATCAGATGGTGTTTTTCGCCAAGGTGAAGCTGTTCTCGCCCAGCCACAATGTGCAGCGCCATGCCATCCTGCTGTTGGGCGTGTTCGTGCTGGTTTCGGACGCGGAAAAGGAAAGTCTCGAGCTGATCGGAAAGTACACCGATTCGCCGGATGCGCGTGTCCGTGCGCAAGCATTTCGTTCGATGTTGACACTGGGGGAGCGGGGCGTGCAGCTGCCACCGTCTCTGTATCCGAGGGCTTGTGCCTCACTGACGGACGATTATGAGTGTGTTAGGAGGGAGGCACTAAACATGGTTTTCGAGCTGGGCGTGAGGCATCCGGAAGA GATGATAAAAGTGCAAGACTCCGAACAGGAGGTGCGCCTGATCGATGACGCGTTCGGGAAGGTTTGCTCTGCGATTTGCGATCTCTCGATGAACATTCGCACGCTCGCGGCAGAGCTGCTCGGGGGCATGACGATGGTGAGCGACGAGTTCCTGCACCAAACGCTGGACAAGAAGCTGATGAGCAACATGCGCAAGAAGCGAAGTCTGCACGAGCGAAGCGCGGCCCATTTCGCCAGCGGAGAGTGGTCGAGCGGCAAAAAGTGGGCCGACGACGCACCGAAGGAAGTCATCAGCGCCGATTCCGTGTCGCTGATGGCGTCCGGGGCGTGCGGGGCCCTGGTGCAGGGGCTGGAGGATGAATTTCTCGAGGTGCGTACGGCTTCGGTCAACTCGATGTGCAAACTGGCGCTCAAGAATCCGCTGTTTGCCGTCACGTCGCTCGATTTTCTCGTCGACATGTTTAACGACGAAATCGAGGAGGTGCGGCTGCGGGCGATCTACAGCTTGACCGCCATCTCGAGGCACATTATCCTGCGCGAGGATCAGCTCGAGACGATGCTCAGCTCACTGGAAGATTACTCGGTAGAGGTGCGCGAAGGGCTGCACCTCATGCTGGGAGCGTGTAAAGTGTCCACCAAGGCGTGCCTCACGCTCGTTGTGCAGAAAGTGCTGGATGTGCTGCTAAAGTACCCGGAAGATCGTCTCTCGACGTTCGGTTGCATGCAGCGCGTGGGCCAGAAGCATCCGGAGATTTGCATGTCCATCACGCCACAGCTACTGCTGGACCATCCGTTCTTCGATAGTGCCGAGCGGGACGTTGAAGATCCCGCGTACGTGTGCGTACTTATCATGCTGTTCAATGCAGCCCAGCACCTCCCAGCCATGTTGAGCTTGTTCCCCGAAACCACAATCAAACACTACGCGTACCTGCGTGACACGATGCCCAACTTTGTGCCTCGCCTAGCCGTTGGCGGAGACACGAAGGAGCTCAATCTGATCGGGTCCACTGGCTCGAGACAGTTCCTGGAAACGCTGCTTAGCAACATTCAGCGCGCCTACTCCGCTCCCCAGGCCCGGCAAGCGTTGCTGAAAGCGGCCCAGGATGATTTGGATCGCTTGGCCGAGATCGATCCGGCCTTCTCGGGAACGGCCAACTTTACGTCCGTGTTTTTCGGCGCACAGTTGCAGAtggagcagctgcagctggcaGCCACGGGCCATTCGATCAAGGCCCCGATCAAGGAGTGTCTTCTGCAGCTGATCAAAAAGTGTCTGATGCTGCAGAATCTCTTCTCGAACCTCACGATCGATGATCAGTTGTTGGTGAAGCAAATGTGTCTACGCGCCAGTGCGCTCAATCTGGTGCTGATCGTGAAGGACCGGTCGCAGAGTGCCCTCGGGCCTTGCCAGCTATTGCTGCACATTGCAAGCGATGCGAGTAGCTTCCTGCAGGAAAATACCCCGCTCATTGCGGACACGTTTACGAGCGCCATCTTGACCAAGCTGGCCTCGGTGGGCGATCCGAAGCCGGGCCGTGTGTATCGAGAGATTTTACCGATCGTTCAAACGGCTGCCCCAGTTGTTATTCCCCAAATCAACACAAAT ATCAAAATGTGCAAAGCACGAATCATTGAACCGACCGAAAACTCGTACAGCGCGGAGAACGTCATCAAGGTGACGGCGGGGCTGATCGCTGCGGTTCCGTTTGTGGCCGAGTTGGAAAATTTGCAGCAAAGCCAGCGGCAAGACCTGCGCCTGAAGGTGAAGTATCCGGACCAGAACGTGCACATCATCGTGCCGCGCAAGCGCGACCTGAAGAAGGTCATGACGGAGCAGGGCGAAAGCGAATCGCAGTGGCGATTGCGGACGAAGGTTCTGCTGTCGCACGGCGTCTGGACCGAAGCATCGACCGTTGAGATAACGATCTGTTTGTCGGTGAAGCCCAACAACGAGCTGGAGCTGTGCAAACCGGTCAAGGTGCACTTTGCACCCAAACCCGTCAAAAGAGGATTGTAA